One genomic segment of Mytilus trossulus isolate FHL-02 chromosome 4, PNRI_Mtr1.1.1.hap1, whole genome shotgun sequence includes these proteins:
- the LOC134716811 gene encoding uncharacterized protein LOC134716811 — translation MSNDDSKELSKVVSKALCIDGMNGISEKLTRLSKSSTQVIEFINKHKIDTIYGGSQAEGTETKESDFDQMTVVPDITVCMSKENAALVHGHVFELNANVSQPGYCRLKVNHLGNEECDFLQACQGSIQNLLEEQNDGIFLSSDKFVKFFVNLPKRLGFCVPPNVRHGPCTMCEVHSSLGRYIGKLKEEKDHAYSLQCEEWPHEAKEWFRRKRLHDWPKTEIIDTIKMQSCHAVPVGDRISSNFSREWRISFLLQERELVWSFNDTQLHCYILMKKILKKYIEPTISDELSSYQLKTNLFWLLEEQGTSIWQQENLLQCMTICFERLLGCIENEALEHYFHRKRNLFANKLKNEKDKIFALDKIREIMNNIETSVLECLHDIKDLAETWETSGKDTTVFLQQCKLLPRLNELYFAVEEMYQDIHSHVFEFNICLSSFQYDEKEIAGLIVKDFFTLDDKLSFQGITSEEKMFIPAWYFYSIRVGMLYYRYVKSPINYDRYRECIDDSFFTVEAAIHSIGRGCPIDHMSGMLYIASVHLNEGRVAIANKMVLEILKVDNVLMYVGRCSEKRCIQLTIEGIPEQRQNLKKHMKKEMPHTFDVVFSPNDIHCVPTPVGYECYVTQLNRDKKYKDSILFHPCVYAQFLLCFGYYKIGKRKELENALDQLHSTIESIKGGYQRYRALNLLGNCYYLNGKYQQAFSCFQESISLADNRVQNAATYHICIMLMHILDIFEQISREIKLY, via the coding sequence ATGTCAAACGACGACTCGAAAGAATTATCAAAAGTTGTAAGCAAAGCATTGTGCATTGATGGCATGAATGGCATTAGTGAGAAGTTAACACGCCTTTCGAAGTCGTCGACACAAGTCATTGAGTTTATAAACAAACACAAGATTGATACAATATATGGTGGTAGTCAAGCAGAAGGCACTGAAACGAAAGAGAGTGACTTTGATCAAATGACAGTAGTACCTGATATAACTGTTTGTATGTCAAAAGAAAATGCAGCACTTGTTCATGGCCATGTTTTCGAATTGAATGCCAATGTTAGCCAACCTGGATATTGCAGACTTAAAGTAAACCACTTGGGGAATGAAGAATGCGATTTTTTACAAGCGTGTCAAGGCAGTATCCAAAATTTACTTGAGGAACAAAACGATGGTATATTTCTTTCCAGCGAcaagtttgtaaaattttttgTCAACTTACCGAAACGTCTTGGTTTTTGTGTGCCTCCGAATGTACGACATGGCCCATGCACAATGTGCGAGGTACATTCTTCGTTAGGAAGATATATAGGAAAGCTTAAAGAGGAGAAGGACCATGCTTATAGCCTCCAATGTGAAGAGTGGCCTCATGAGGCCAAAGAGTGGTTCAGAAGAAAACGCCTTCATGATTGGCCGAAAACTGAAATAATAGATACAATTAAAATGCAAAGTTGTCACGCGGTTCCCGTGGGAGATAGAATTTCTTCTAATTTTTCTAGAGAGTGGCGAATATCTTTTCTACTGCAAGAAAGAGAATTGGTGTGGAGCTTCAACGACACACAACtccattgttatattttaatgaaaaaaatattgaaaaaatacattgaGCCGACTATCTCTGATGAGCTGAGTTCTTATCAACTAAAAACTAACTTGTTTTGGCTATTAGAAGAACAAGGCACATCTATATGGCAACAAGAAAATCTTTTGCAGTGTATGACTATCTGCTTTGAAAGACTTTTAGGGTGCATAGAGAATGAGGCGTTAGAACATTATTTTCATAGAAAAAGAAACTTGTTtgcaaacaaattaaaaaatgaaaaagacaaaatatttgcTCTAGATAAAATAAGAGAAATAATGAACAATATAGAAACCAGTGTCCTTGAATGTTTGCATGATATAAAAGATCTTGCAGAAACATGGGAAACCAGTGGAAAAGATACAACAGTTTTTTTGCAACAATGTAAACTTCTCCCTCGTCTGAATGAATTGTATTTTGCAGTTGAAGAAATGTATCAAGATATTCATTCGCACGTGTTtgaattcaatatatgtttaagtaGTTTCCAATACGACGAAAAAGAAATAGCAGGACTGATAGTCAAGGATTTCTTTACATTGGATGACAAACTGTCATTTCAAGGAATTAcatcagaggagaagatgttcaTACCGGCATGGTATTTTTATAGTATCAGAGTTGGAATGCTTTATTATAGATATGTCAAAAGTCCAATAAATTACGATAGATATCGGGAGTGTATCGATGACAGTTTTTTCACGGTAGAGGCAGCTATTCATAGTATTGGACGTGGATGTCCCATTGATCATATGTCCGGAATGCTTTATATTGCCTCGGTTCACCTAAACGAAGGTCGTGTTGCCATTGCAAACAAAATGGTTCTGGAAATCCTGAAAGTCGACAACGTCTTAATGTATGTTGGACGTTGTTCTGAGAAAAGATGTATACAGCTAACAATAGAAGGAATTCCGGAACAACGacaaaatctaaaaaaacatatgaaaaaagagATGCCCCATACTTTTGATGTTGTATTTTCTCCAAATGATATACACTGTGTTCCAACACCTGTTGGATACGAATGCTATGTTACACAATTGAACCGAGACAAAAAATATAAGGATTCCATTTTATTTCATCCATGCGTTTACGCACaatttttactttgttttgGATACTATAAAATTGGAAAGCGAAAGGAATTAGAAAATGCATTAGACCAATTACATTCAACTATTGAAAGCATTAAGGGCGGATATCAAAGGTATCGTGCTCTTAATCTTCTTGGGAACTGTTATTATTTGAATGGAAAATATCAACAGGCTTTTAGTTGCTTTCAGGAGTCAATTTCTTTAGCGGACAATAGAGTACAAAATGCAGCAACTTACCACATATGTATAATGCTTATGCATATACTGGACATCTTTGAACAAATCAGTCGTGAGATTAAACTTTATTGA